One stretch of Kogia breviceps isolate mKogBre1 chromosome 18, mKogBre1 haplotype 1, whole genome shotgun sequence DNA includes these proteins:
- the CACNG6 gene encoding voltage-dependent calcium channel gamma-6 subunit isoform X4: MGPSAPALAPQGSTSPFGLQRVRTWPPAPPPRAAVLLPAPRSLKIPGIPMATGAGNRCGCYLQVEPEIAGGREAGGRKGARPGASGAAGPAGGAARGVRSPRFGGVAELGLAPRRGRIRSSRFTDQWKVSPSAASRPPALPSSLPPLRSPPQLCLLCTWALWPATGMMMWSNFFVHEEDRRLGAAGRRRARGARKARLAPEHDGKIKLALLLTSVGATLAVLAVGTEFWVELNTYRDNGSAVCDAAHLGLWKMCTKRLWQADVPAGRDTCGPAELPGEANCTYFKFFTTGEDAHIFQRTTKKGTTL, encoded by the exons ATGGGACCCTCAGCTCCGGCCCTGGCGCCTCAAGGAAGTACAAGTCCTTTCGGCCTCCAGCGGGTCAGgacctggcccccagcccctcctccccgggCAGCCGTCCTTCTCCCCGCCCCTCGTTCCCTTAAAATACCCGGGATCCCTATGGCAACAGGCGCCGGCAACAGGTGCGGGTGTTATTTACAGGTCGAGCCCGAAATAGCCGGCGGCCGTGAAGCGGGTGGGCGGAAGGGGGCGAGGCCGGGAGCGAGCGGAGCTGCCGGGCCGGCGGGCGGAGCGGCCAGGGGCGTGCGGAGCCCACGGTTCGGAGGCGTCGCGGAGCTGGGGTTGGCGCCGCGCAGAG GGAGGATCAGATCTTCCCGTTTCACGGACCAGTGGAAAGTGAGCCCCTCAGCTGCTTCGAGACCCCCGGCGCTTCCTTCCTCGCTCCCACCCCTGAGGAGCCCGCCTCAGCTCTGCCTCCTTTGCACCTGGGCCCTGTGGCCCGCGACGGGGATGATGATGTGGTCCAACTTCTTCGTGCACGAGGAGGACCGCCGGCTGGGGGCCGCGGGCCGGCGGCGAGCTCGCGGGGCGCGCAAGGCCAGGCTGGCCCCTGAGCACGACGGGAAGATCAAGCTGGCGCTGCTGCTGACCTCCGTGGGTGCCACGCTGGCAGTGCTGGCCGTGGGCACCGAGTTCTGGGTGGAACTCAACACCTACAGGGACAACGGCAGTGCCGTCTGTGACGCTGCCCACCTGGGGCTCTGGAAGATGTGCACCAAGCGTCTGTGGCAGGCGGACGTGCCCGCGGGCAGAGACACCTGCGGCCCAGCGGAGCTGCCGGGAG AAGCAAACTGcacttattttaaattcttcaccACGGGAGAGGATGCTCACATCTTCCAGAGAACCACAAAGAAAG
- the CACNG6 gene encoding voltage-dependent calcium channel gamma-6 subunit isoform X5 gives MGPSAPALAPQGSTSPFGLQRVRTWPPAPPPRAAVLLPAPRSLKIPGIPMATGAGNRCGCYLQVEPEIAGGREAGGRKGARPGASGAAGPAGGAARGVRSPRFGGVAELGLAPRRGRIRSSRFTDQWKVSPSAASRPPALPSSLPPLRSPPQLCLLCTWALWPATGMMMWSNFFVHEEDRRLGAAGRRRARGARKARLAPEHDGKIKLALLLTSVGATLAVLAVGTEFWVELNTYRDNGSAVCDAAHLGLWKMCTKRLWQADVPAGRDTCGPAELPGEANCTYFKFFTTGEDAHIFQRTTKKGLP, from the exons ATGGGACCCTCAGCTCCGGCCCTGGCGCCTCAAGGAAGTACAAGTCCTTTCGGCCTCCAGCGGGTCAGgacctggcccccagcccctcctccccgggCAGCCGTCCTTCTCCCCGCCCCTCGTTCCCTTAAAATACCCGGGATCCCTATGGCAACAGGCGCCGGCAACAGGTGCGGGTGTTATTTACAGGTCGAGCCCGAAATAGCCGGCGGCCGTGAAGCGGGTGGGCGGAAGGGGGCGAGGCCGGGAGCGAGCGGAGCTGCCGGGCCGGCGGGCGGAGCGGCCAGGGGCGTGCGGAGCCCACGGTTCGGAGGCGTCGCGGAGCTGGGGTTGGCGCCGCGCAGAG GGAGGATCAGATCTTCCCGTTTCACGGACCAGTGGAAAGTGAGCCCCTCAGCTGCTTCGAGACCCCCGGCGCTTCCTTCCTCGCTCCCACCCCTGAGGAGCCCGCCTCAGCTCTGCCTCCTTTGCACCTGGGCCCTGTGGCCCGCGACGGGGATGATGATGTGGTCCAACTTCTTCGTGCACGAGGAGGACCGCCGGCTGGGGGCCGCGGGCCGGCGGCGAGCTCGCGGGGCGCGCAAGGCCAGGCTGGCCCCTGAGCACGACGGGAAGATCAAGCTGGCGCTGCTGCTGACCTCCGTGGGTGCCACGCTGGCAGTGCTGGCCGTGGGCACCGAGTTCTGGGTGGAACTCAACACCTACAGGGACAACGGCAGTGCCGTCTGTGACGCTGCCCACCTGGGGCTCTGGAAGATGTGCACCAAGCGTCTGTGGCAGGCGGACGTGCCCGCGGGCAGAGACACCTGCGGCCCAGCGGAGCTGCCGGGAG AAGCAAACTGcacttattttaaattcttcaccACGGGAGAGGATGCTCACATCTTCCAGAGAACCACAAAGAAAG ggctgccataa
- the CACNG6 gene encoding voltage-dependent calcium channel gamma-6 subunit isoform X3: protein MGPSAPALAPQGSTSPFGLQRVRTWPPAPPPRAAVLLPAPRSLKIPGIPMATGAGNRCGCYLQVEPEIAGGREAGGRKGARPGASGAAGPAGGAARGVRSPRFGGVAELGLAPRRGRIRSSRFTDQWKVSPSAASRPPALPSSLPPLRSPPQLCLLCTWALWPATGMMMWSNFFVHEEDRRLGAAGRRRARGARKARLAPEHDGKIKLALLLTSVGATLAVLAVGTEFWVELNTYRDNGSAVCDAAHLGLWKMCTKRLWQADVPAGRDTCGPAELPGEANCTYFKFFTTGEDAHIFQRTTKKEAGKWKTRKIRRCERQGHVRT, encoded by the exons ATGGGACCCTCAGCTCCGGCCCTGGCGCCTCAAGGAAGTACAAGTCCTTTCGGCCTCCAGCGGGTCAGgacctggcccccagcccctcctccccgggCAGCCGTCCTTCTCCCCGCCCCTCGTTCCCTTAAAATACCCGGGATCCCTATGGCAACAGGCGCCGGCAACAGGTGCGGGTGTTATTTACAGGTCGAGCCCGAAATAGCCGGCGGCCGTGAAGCGGGTGGGCGGAAGGGGGCGAGGCCGGGAGCGAGCGGAGCTGCCGGGCCGGCGGGCGGAGCGGCCAGGGGCGTGCGGAGCCCACGGTTCGGAGGCGTCGCGGAGCTGGGGTTGGCGCCGCGCAGAG GGAGGATCAGATCTTCCCGTTTCACGGACCAGTGGAAAGTGAGCCCCTCAGCTGCTTCGAGACCCCCGGCGCTTCCTTCCTCGCTCCCACCCCTGAGGAGCCCGCCTCAGCTCTGCCTCCTTTGCACCTGGGCCCTGTGGCCCGCGACGGGGATGATGATGTGGTCCAACTTCTTCGTGCACGAGGAGGACCGCCGGCTGGGGGCCGCGGGCCGGCGGCGAGCTCGCGGGGCGCGCAAGGCCAGGCTGGCCCCTGAGCACGACGGGAAGATCAAGCTGGCGCTGCTGCTGACCTCCGTGGGTGCCACGCTGGCAGTGCTGGCCGTGGGCACCGAGTTCTGGGTGGAACTCAACACCTACAGGGACAACGGCAGTGCCGTCTGTGACGCTGCCCACCTGGGGCTCTGGAAGATGTGCACCAAGCGTCTGTGGCAGGCGGACGTGCCCGCGGGCAGAGACACCTGCGGCCCAGCGGAGCTGCCGGGAG AAGCAAACTGcacttattttaaattcttcaccACGGGAGAGGATGCTCACATCTTCCAGAGAACCACAAAGAAAG